Part of the Georgenia sp. TF02-10 genome, TGAGCCGAGTTCCCCCGGCGATCCAGCGCATCGCCCGCCTCGTGCTTGCCCCCGCGCCCCTCACCACCTCAGCAGCGTCGGCTGCCCCCTTCCCGGAGCGCGGGAGGCATCGCCGTCTCCGATAACGTCGTGGTTCACCGACGGGAGGAGAGGTGTGGCCACGGCTGTGCTGTCGGCCCTCATCGGGCTCGGCGTCGGCGCGGTGGTCGGCGCACTGGGGGCCGGCGGGGGCATCCTCACCGTCCCGGTCCTGGTCTACCTGCTCGGCTTCCAGCCCTACCCGGCGACCACCGCCTCCCTCGTCATCGTCGGCGCGACCGCGCTCGCCGCGCTCGTGACGCACGCGCGCGCCGGGCACGTGCGCTGGGCCCGGGGCCTGGCCTTCGGTGCCCTGGCCGGGGTGTGGACGTTCCTCAGCTCCCACCTCGCGGAGGCGGTCGACCCGGCGCTGCTGATGAGCCTGCTCGCGCTGCTCCTCGCCGTCGTGGCCGTCCTCATGCTGCGCCAGGCCCGACGCCCTCAGGGTCGGCGGCGAGGCAGCTCCACCCGCCCGGCAGGGTCTCGCCCGACCGCACCCGCCGGCGGTGGGGCCGACCGAGCGGGCGGCGCCCCTGTCCGGCGGGTGCTGCTGCTGGTGGCCGCCGCGGCCGGGACCGGCCTGCTCACCGGGTTCTTCGGCGTCGGCGGCGGGTTCGCCGTCGTCCCGGTCCTGGTGCTGGTGCTCGGGCTGCCGATGCAGACCGCCGTCGGGACCTCGATGGTCGTCCTCGTGATCAACGCTGGGACCGGGCTCGCCGCCCGCGGACCCAGCCTGGCCGCCCTGGACTGGCCACCCGTCCTCGCCTTCGCCGCGGCCTCGATGGTCGGCAGCGTGGTCGGCGCCCGGCTCGCCCGACGCATGAGCCCGGCGGCCCTGACGACGGCGTTCGCCGTCCTGCTCGCGCTCGTCGCCGTCTGGACCGCGGTGCAGGCGGTGCCGGACCTGGTGTGACGGCATCGACCTCCGGATCCCGGGCAATGGGGGGCGCGTCACGAGGCGGTCGTCGGGCGGTGGGTGAGGATGCGGGCGCCGGGCGCCGAGCGCCGGGCGGCGGGCCAGGACGCGGGTGCCGGGGCGGGGGGTCAGGACCCGGGCGCCCTGCGGGGTCAGGACCCGGGCGCCCAGCGGCGGGTCAGGACGCCGGCGCCGGCTCCAGCACGAAGACCGGGATCTGCCGCGTCGTCCGCTCCTGGTACTCCGCGTAGGGCGGGTACGCCTCGACGGCCCGCGCCCACCACTCGTCCCGCTCGGCCCCGGTCGCCTCGTGCGTGACGTAGTCGCGCCGCTCCGCGCCGTCCTGCAGCTCCACCTGCGGGTGCTCGCGGAGGTTGTAGTACCAGACCGGGTGCTGCGGCGCCCCGCCCATGGAGGCGACGACGGCGTAGCGACCCTCGTGCTCGACCCGCATCAGCGGGGTCTTGCGCAGCTTCCCGCTCCGGGCGCCGACCGAGGTCAGCACGATGATGGGACGGCCCTGCAGGGTATTGGCCTCGGCGCCGCCGGACGCCTCGAACTGCTCGACCTGCTCACGGGCGCGGGTGTCGGGGCTGGGCTCGTACTCTCCGTGCAACGGCATGGGGGACAGTCAAGCACCGATACGGACGGGGTGCGGCAGCGGCCCAGAACGGGGCGCCAGCGCGTCGTTGCCAACGACCACGGAGCCAGAGCACGCACGCGCCGCTCGCCCGTGTGGCGTCACGGCACGTCCGCCTGGACCAGCCGGCCGCGGCCGTGCCCGGTCAGCGGGCCGTCGTCGGCCCGGACGAACACCGCGTCCCCACGCCGCAGCACCTCGGCGGACCGGGCCGAACGCACGGCCACCTCCCCGTCCAGGCACAGCAGGATCCGCGGCCCCCGGCCGGGCAGCGGCTGCGGGGGTCCGCCGTCGCCGTCGGCCAGGTCGGTGACCGAGAGCTCGAAGTCGTCCACCGGGGCGTAGAACACCCGGGTGGCGCCGTGGAAGGTCTCCGGCGCGACCCGGATCGGCGGCGCGGCGACGTAGTCCACGCAGGCCAGCATCTCCGGGACGTCGACGTGCTTGGCCGTCAGGCCCGCCCGCAGGACGTTGTCCGAGGACGCCATCACTTCCACACCGAGGCCGCTGAGGTAGGCGTGGACCGCGCCGGCCGGGACGAACAGCGCCTCCCCGGGCTGGAGCGTGACGGGGTTGAGGAGCAGGGAGGCGACGACGCCCGGGTCGCCCGGGTAGGCCTCGGCGAGCATGGCGACCGTGCCGTCCGCCCGCGGCGACGGCGAGCCGTCGGCCAGCCGGGCCCGGCAGCCCGCGGCGAGCTCGGCCACCGCCGCGGCGCCGGGCCGGGTGGCCGGGTCCAGCAGCCAGGTGAACGCGGCCCGCACGCCGGCCGCCGTCGGGCTGGCCCGGAGCCGGCTGCGGAGCTCGGCGGCGACGGCGACGTCCAGGCCGGCGAGGAGCTCGGCGGCGCGGCGCGGGGCGCGGAAGCCGCAGACGGCCTCGAAGGTCGACAGCGCGAAGACGAGCTCGGGCTTGTGGTTGGGGTCGCGGTAGCTGCGGTCGGGGTGCGTGCGCGGGATGCCGGCGGCGTCCTCGGCGGCGTACCGCTCCGCGGCGCGCTCGAGGCTGGGGTGGACCTGCAGGGAGAGCGGCCGGGCCGGCGCGATGAGCTTGAGCAGGTAGGGCAGCCGCGGCCCGAACCGGGTGACCACGTCCGCGCCGAGGGCGCCGACCGGGTCGGCCTCGATGTGGGCGCGGAGGTCGGTGGGGGGGTTGGTGGTGGGCTGGTTTCCGGCCGCCCCGTCGAGCAGCGCGGGGGCGCTGGGATGGGCCCCGAACCACAGCTCGGCCACCGGCCCACCGGTCAGCGGCAGGCCCACCAGGTCAGGGATCGCGTCGACGGATCCCCACGCGTAGTCGCGGACGATCCCGGTCAGTCGGTGCACGGCGGTCTCTCTGCTGGTCGGTCCGGTCCTTCGGCGATGGTACGGCCGGCCGCGCGCGCCCCGGCCGACCCCCGGGCTGCCCGGGCGGGCCGCCTGCTCGGCCGGCGCCGTCGGCCCGCCGCCGGCACCTCGGCGCGCCCGGCAGCCGCCGGCCGGTGCCCGGTAGGGTCGCAGCGCACGACGTGAGCACGAGGAGAGAGCGGTGACCATGGAGCTGGTAGACCCGGCCCACCGGCAGTGGCTGGCCGACCACCGGCGCGGCCTCATCACGTTCGGGCTGCCCCAGGTCCCGGACGAGCGCGGCGCGCGATGGCTGGACGCGAGCGGCGCCGTCGACCCGACCCGACCGATCGAGACGTGGCTGACCGCCCGTGCCGTGCACGTCCACAGCCTCGGCGACCTCCTCGGCGTCCCCGGCTCCCGGGACGTGGGCGAGCGGGCGCTGGCCGCCCTCCGCGGCGCCCTGCACGACGACGTCCACGGCGGCTGGGTCACCGCCGTGCACCCGGACGGTAGCATCGACTTCACCAAGAGCGCCTACCCGCACGCGTTCGTCGTCCTCGCCGGGGCCAGCGCCGCCGTCGCCGAGCTCGACGGCGCCGCCGAGCTGCTCGCCGACGCCCTCGACGTCCTGGACGCCCGCTTCTTCGAGCCGTCGGTCGGGCTGCACGCGGACGAGGCGGACCGCGCCTTCCACCGCCTGGCGCACTACCGCGGCATCAACGCCAACATGCACGCCGTCGAGGCGCTGCTCGCCGCCGCGGACGCGACCGGGGAGCGGGACTGGGCCGCCCGGGCCGGCGGCATCGCCGAGCGGGTGGTGCACTGGGCCGAGGAGAACGACTGGCGCATCCCGGAGCACTTCACCGTCGACTGGGCGCCGCGGCTGGACCTGAACCGGGACCGCCCGGACGACCCGTTCAAGCCCTACGGTGCGACGGTCGGGCACGGGCTGGAGTGGGCCCGGCTGCTGCTCCACCTCGGCGCGCGGGGGGACGTCGACGCGGACTGGACCGCGGCCGCCGTCGCCCTGTACGACCGGGCGGTGGCGGACGGCTGGGCCGCCGACGGCGCGGACGGGTTCGTCTACACCACGGACTGGTCCGGCCGGCCGGTGGGGCGCAAGAGGATGCACTGGGTGGCCGCCGAGGCCATCAACACCGCGGCGGCGCTGCACCAGGTGACCGGGGAGGACCGGTACGCCGCGGACTACCACCGGTGGTGGGCCTACACCGACCGGTACCTCATCGACCACGAGCGCGGGTCCTGGCACCACGAGCTCGACCCGCAGAACCGGCCGGCGGGCACCGTCTGGCCCGGCAAGCCCGACCTGTACCACGCGGTGCAGGCGACCCTCGTCCCGGTGCTCCCGCTCGCGCCCACCATCGCGGCCGCGCTGGCCGGGGGCGCGCTGACCGAGGGGTGACAGACCGGCCGGCCTGGCGGCCAGATCCCTGCCGGCCGTGCGTCCGCACGTTGGCCGCGAGTCAGCCCAGCCGCTCCGCCAGGTAGTCCACGCACGCGGTGAGCGCCTCGACGTCGGCGGGGTCCACGGCCGGGAACATGCCGACCCGGATCTGGTTGCGGCCGAGCTTGCGGTACGGCTCGACGTCGACCACCCCGTTCGCGCGCAGCTGGGCCGCCACCGCGGCGGCGTCGACGCCCGTCAGGTCCACGGTGCCCACCACGGGGGAGCGGTGCGCCGGGTCCGCCACGAACGGCGTCGTGAAGCCCCGGGCCTCGGCCCACCCGTAGAGGATCTCCGCCGAGGCCGCGGAGCGCTGCGCCGCCCATGCCAGCCCGCCCTGCTCGGCCAGCCAGTCCAGCTGCTCGGCGAGCATCACCAGCGTCGCGACCGCCGGGGTGTTGAGCGTCTGGTCCTTGCGCGAGCTGTCCACCGCGAGCTGGAGGTTGAGGAAGTCCGGCACCCACCGGCTCCCGGTGACCTCGGCGATGCGGGTGAGGGCGGCGGGGGAGACCACGGCGAGCCACAGGCCGCCGTCAGAGCCGAAGACCTTCTGCGGGGCGCAGTAGTACACGTCGGTGCGCGCCAGGTCCACCCGGGTGGCCCCGGCGATGGACGTGGCGTCCACGACCGTGAGCGCCTCGCTGGTGCCGACCCGGATGACCGGGGAGGCGACGCCGGTGGAGGTCTCGTTGTGCGGGTAGGCGTAGACGTCCACGCCCTCCGCCGGGGCGCACACCGCGAGGTCGCCGGGGTCGGCGGTGCGCACGTCGGAGGGCTGGAGGAAGGGCGCGCGGTCGGTGGCAGCGGCGAACTTCTGGCCGAACTCGCCGAAGGCGGCGTGCTGGGCGCGCTCGCGGACCACGGAGAAGGCGAGCGCGTCCCACAGCGCGGTGGTGCCGCCGTTGCCGAGGACCACCTCGTACCCGGCCGGTGCGCCGAGGAGGTCGGCGACCCCAGCGCGGACCCGGTGCACCAGGGAGCGCACCGGGGCCTGCCGGTGGGAGGTGCCGAGCACCGTGGTGCCGAGCGCGGCGAGCAGGTCCGCCTGGGCGGGGCGGACCTTGGAGGGCCCGGAGCCGAACCGGCCGTCCGCGGGGAGCAGGTCGGGGGGGATCGCGATCGTCTCCATGGCGGGCGATCCTTCCATCCTCCGGCGGGGGCGGGGAGCGGCGTCCGGGGGGAGGGGGTCCGGCGGAGAGCGGCGTCCAGGGAGTGGTGTCCGGCGGAGAGCGGCGTTCCGGCGGGCCCCTCAGTGCTGGGTGCGGGTGCCGCCGGCGGGGCCTGATCAGCGCTGCGCCCGGGCGAGGCCCGGACGGACATGGCCGGCAGCGCCGCTGCTGAGCACCTTGCGGACCTCCGCGACCACTAGCTCGGGCTGGTTCATGACCTCGTGCCAGGTGAAGCGCAGCACGACGTATCCCCGGGCGAGGAGCTCACGGTCGCGTCGACGGTCTTCGGCGAACTGGCGGCGTCTGGAGTGGTAGGCGAAACCGTCGCATTCGACGACCACCACGCCGTCGACCAGCAGGTCGACCTCGCCGACCCCGGAGATGATCACACCGGCGCAGACGGTGAACCCCGCGTCGACCAGGGTGAGCCGGGCCTTGGTCTCGGTCGCCGACCGGCTCCGGCCGTCGCAGCGGGCGAGCGCGGCCAGGCCGGCGGTGCGGCCGGGCCCGCGGAGCGAGCGCTCGAGCTCCTCGACGGTGACCAGCCCTTGGTTGAGGGCTGAATCCACCATCGTGACCGCCGCGAGCTGCGGCTGGCACCGCAGGACCCGGGCGAGGGCGTCGGCGACCGGGGCCAGGGGTATGCGACCACCCGTCGGGCTGGTCCATCCGGTCTCGCGATGGACCCGTGGGCGCGGGAGGCCGGGGACGACCAACTGGTTGTTCCGGTCGTAGGGCACGGCGAGGTGGATCACTGGAGGCGTGTCCAGGGTGGCGAGCCGGTAGTACGGCGCTGCGCTGACGCAGGTGATCGAGGCATCCAGTCGGCGAGCGAGCATCAGGGCGTGTTCGACATCAGCGCGGGCCACCCAGCCGCGGCCGAGCTGGATGACCACCGACGCCGCCACTAGCTCCTGCAGCTCGCGCCGCTGCTCCCGCGTGCGTGCCACATCCATGCGGCGTGCAACCCCATCGAGGCCGGTCAGCCGCTCCAAGACGTCCACGGTCAGAGGCTGACAGGGCTGGGATGGCCGGCGACCAGCAGGAGCCCGTGGTTGTGGATCGCCTCGTCACCAGGGTGTCTGTGGACCGCCTGCTCCTGACGGTCGCGCTCCCACGGTCGATTGGCTCCTGGCTGGCCCGAGCGGGCGGGTTGGTGCTCGAGCGTGGCCGGTAGGTGCCAGAGAAGGGGAGCGGTTGAACGGCCGGACACGGGAGGGGTGCTCGCGAACGACCGTAAAGTCGCCCAGCGAGCCATCCCTGCCTGGCCGTGATCCGCGGAATCCTGCGGATCACGGTCAGCGCACATCCGGCTCGGGGATGACTTTACGGTCGTCTGCGTACACCCCCTCCGCGGCCGACGGTCGGTCGCGACCGTGGACGCAAGCCCCGCGGGCTTGCGCCTCCGGTGGTCGACCGCGGGACAGTAGGTGCGGAGGGGGCTTCGTGGGTGGCTGAGAAGGGACTGGCGACAGCCGAGCGCGTGGGGAGGTGTTTGCGAACGACCGTAAAGTCCCCTGGTGGCGCCGTGACCGCCCAACGGCAACCGCGGAATCACGCGCATCAGGGTGGGTCCCGAGCCGGCTCGGAGGGGACTTTACGGTGGTTCGCGTACACCCCTCGCCCGCCACCCCTGGCATCGCCCGCTGACGTGCCGGTCCCGGCACGGAACCGGCTCAGGCGGCGAGTCGGTCGTGGACGTCCAGCACGTGGGCCGACCAGCCCGCCGTGCGTCCGCAGATGTACATGGCGCTGAGGAGCTCGGCCGGCACCCCGACGTGATCGAGGAGCACCGCTCCCCAGAACAGGAGGTCAGGCCCGCTGTCCGCGCCGAGCGCCGCCCGGCCCGCGGCGGCGACTGCGTCGGCTGCCGCGAGCCGGCGGGCGTGCAGGTCCACGCATGCCTGGCGGAGGAGGTCGGTGCGTACGTCCCCGGGCACCGGCGTGGTGAACCCGGGCAGGCGCGGGTGACGGGCGAGGTAGTCCGCCACCGCGGCCGCGGCGTCCCCGGTGCGCTCGACGGTCGTGAGGAGCTCGAGGCCAAGCGCCGCCGCCCCACCGCCGAACGGGCCACCGGCGACCGCCACCGCCGCCGCGAGGCAGGACGCCGCGTCCGTCCCCACCTCGGCGGCGAGCCGGGCGGTGCGGGTGGAGGGCACCGGGCCGACCTCGGCCACGGCCAGCCAGAAGAGGTTGAGGGCGTCGGTCGCGACGGGGTCGACGTGACCCCGCCAGCGCATGAGGAACCGCTCGGTGACCGTGCTGACGAGGTCGATCTCCCGCTGCGGGACGGCGGGCACCTGGTCACCACGGGCGGACTGCGCGACGAAGCTCAGCGCCAGGACGGAGGCCCGCGCGAGGTTCTCCCGCGCCTGCGCCTGGCTGATGTCCGTGAGCGGCCGGTACCCCCACACCGGCGCGACCTGCGCGAGGGCGGAGAGCACGTCGGCCCGCACGTCCCCGGTCCGGACGGGGAGGTTGAACGGCTCCGCGGGCGGCAGCCCGGGCGAGCCCGGTCCGTCGACCAGCAATCCCCAGACCCGCTCGAAACTCGTGCCCACGAGCTCGGTCACCCGCCGGCCACGGTAGGCGGGGACCCCGTCGACCACGGCGTACAGGTCGGGGGAGTCGTCACCGCTCCCCGGGTCCGGGGACGGCGGGGTGAGCGGCATCCCGCGCAGGATAGGCACGACCGGCGCCACGAACGAAAAATGGCCGCACCCGGTTCCGGACCCCCGGGCCGAGAGACGGACCTCACGAGCAGCCCGCGCGCCCGCGCCCAGGACAGGCGGTGACCACCTCCGCCTCGAGCACC contains:
- a CDS encoding sulfite exporter TauE/SafE family protein gives rise to the protein MATAVLSALIGLGVGAVVGALGAGGGILTVPVLVYLLGFQPYPATTASLVIVGATALAALVTHARAGHVRWARGLAFGALAGVWTFLSSHLAEAVDPALLMSLLALLLAVVAVLMLRQARRPQGRRRGSSTRPAGSRPTAPAGGGADRAGGAPVRRVLLLVAAAAGTGLLTGFFGVGGGFAVVPVLVLVLGLPMQTAVGTSMVVLVINAGTGLAARGPSLAALDWPPVLAFAAASMVGSVVGARLARRMSPAALTTAFAVLLALVAVWTAVQAVPDLV
- a CDS encoding nitroreductase family deazaflavin-dependent oxidoreductase; the encoded protein is MPLHGEYEPSPDTRAREQVEQFEASGGAEANTLQGRPIIVLTSVGARSGKLRKTPLMRVEHEGRYAVVASMGGAPQHPVWYYNLREHPQVELQDGAERRDYVTHEATGAERDEWWARAVEAYPPYAEYQERTTRQIPVFVLEPAPAS
- the manA gene encoding mannose-6-phosphate isomerase, class I; translated protein: MHRLTGIVRDYAWGSVDAIPDLVGLPLTGGPVAELWFGAHPSAPALLDGAAGNQPTTNPPTDLRAHIEADPVGALGADVVTRFGPRLPYLLKLIAPARPLSLQVHPSLERAAERYAAEDAAGIPRTHPDRSYRDPNHKPELVFALSTFEAVCGFRAPRRAAELLAGLDVAVAAELRSRLRASPTAAGVRAAFTWLLDPATRPGAAAVAELAAGCRARLADGSPSPRADGTVAMLAEAYPGDPGVVASLLLNPVTLQPGEALFVPAGAVHAYLSGLGVEVMASSDNVLRAGLTAKHVDVPEMLACVDYVAAPPIRVAPETFHGATRVFYAPVDDFELSVTDLADGDGGPPQPLPGRGPRILLCLDGEVAVRSARSAEVLRRGDAVFVRADDGPLTGHGRGRLVQADVP
- a CDS encoding AGE family epimerase/isomerase; protein product: MELVDPAHRQWLADHRRGLITFGLPQVPDERGARWLDASGAVDPTRPIETWLTARAVHVHSLGDLLGVPGSRDVGERALAALRGALHDDVHGGWVTAVHPDGSIDFTKSAYPHAFVVLAGASAAVAELDGAAELLADALDVLDARFFEPSVGLHADEADRAFHRLAHYRGINANMHAVEALLAAADATGERDWAARAGGIAERVVHWAEENDWRIPEHFTVDWAPRLDLNRDRPDDPFKPYGATVGHGLEWARLLLHLGARGDVDADWTAAAVALYDRAVADGWAADGADGFVYTTDWSGRPVGRKRMHWVAAEAINTAAALHQVTGEDRYAADYHRWWAYTDRYLIDHERGSWHHELDPQNRPAGTVWPGKPDLYHAVQATLVPVLPLAPTIAAALAGGALTEG
- the serC gene encoding phosphoserine transaminase encodes the protein METIAIPPDLLPADGRFGSGPSKVRPAQADLLAALGTTVLGTSHRQAPVRSLVHRVRAGVADLLGAPAGYEVVLGNGGTTALWDALAFSVVRERAQHAAFGEFGQKFAAATDRAPFLQPSDVRTADPGDLAVCAPAEGVDVYAYPHNETSTGVASPVIRVGTSEALTVVDATSIAGATRVDLARTDVYYCAPQKVFGSDGGLWLAVVSPAALTRIAEVTGSRWVPDFLNLQLAVDSSRKDQTLNTPAVATLVMLAEQLDWLAEQGGLAWAAQRSAASAEILYGWAEARGFTTPFVADPAHRSPVVGTVDLTGVDAAAVAAQLRANGVVDVEPYRKLGRNQIRVGMFPAVDPADVEALTACVDYLAERLG
- a CDS encoding endonuclease domain-containing protein translates to MDVARTREQRRELQELVAASVVIQLGRGWVARADVEHALMLARRLDASITCVSAAPYYRLATLDTPPVIHLAVPYDRNNQLVVPGLPRPRVHRETGWTSPTGGRIPLAPVADALARVLRCQPQLAAVTMVDSALNQGLVTVEELERSLRGPGRTAGLAALARCDGRSRSATETKARLTLVDAGFTVCAGVIISGVGEVDLLVDGVVVVECDGFAYHSRRRQFAEDRRRDRELLARGYVVLRFTWHEVMNQPELVVAEVRKVLSSGAAGHVRPGLARAQR
- a CDS encoding citrate/2-methylcitrate synthase; its protein translation is MPLTPPSPDPGSGDDSPDLYAVVDGVPAYRGRRVTELVGTSFERVWGLLVDGPGSPGLPPAEPFNLPVRTGDVRADVLSALAQVAPVWGYRPLTDISQAQARENLARASVLALSFVAQSARGDQVPAVPQREIDLVSTVTERFLMRWRGHVDPVATDALNLFWLAVAEVGPVPSTRTARLAAEVGTDAASCLAAAVAVAGGPFGGGAAALGLELLTTVERTGDAAAAVADYLARHPRLPGFTTPVPGDVRTDLLRQACVDLHARRLAAADAVAAAGRAALGADSGPDLLFWGAVLLDHVGVPAELLSAMYICGRTAGWSAHVLDVHDRLAA